The Bacteroidota bacterium nucleotide sequence AAATGAAACCGGCGATCAGCCGGTGCCTCTTCATTTGAGAAATGCGCCTACAAAAATGATGAAGGATTTTGGTTACGGCAAAAATTACGGTTACGCGCACGCCTACGAAGGAAATTTTTCGGAGCAGGAATATCTTCCGGAAGATCTAAGCGGAACAAAACTCTACGAGCCGGGAAATAATTTGCGGGAAAATGAAATGAGAAATTACCTGAAGAATTGCTGGAAAGAAAAATATAATTATTGATTTTTCATTTTCGATTATGGATTTGCGGCGAATAGAAAACAATTGCAAATTCAAAATAAAAGATCCAAAATGTTAATCGTTCTCCTCTTCTGCCGAATGCGGAAACGGTTCGAATACTAGCATATAAATTATCCCGATCAGAAATCCACCGAGCGCCTGTTCTATTCCCTGCCAGGTAATGTCCAGCACAAGAAATTTTAAACTGAAATCTTTATTGAAGTTCACGTGCACCACTGTTGCAATTATATAAACAAGAACACCGCATGCAAAGCCAACCATCGGTCCGCGGAGCAATGGATGCTGCGAGAGTTTGTCGAAAAATTTTATGGTGAACGCTTTGCTGACAACAAAACCGATGAACAGATAGGCAACTGCCGCAAACGAAAGATAAACCTGCAGCGGATAATTGATGAAAGAATAATCCGTGCAAACGATCCCGTGCCAGAAGTAAGAAAGACCGAACATTCCTATTGAAGAAACGATCCAGCCGATCATAAACCTTTTTCCGTAAGTGCGCATGGTGTCTTTATCCTTCAAATTTACGAATAACGGGCTCACAGGGTTTCAGTCATTTCTGAACAGGTAAGAACCAGCGAATTAACCTCTATGCAACGAATGATTTGCGTTATCTTCGTTACCATGAAAATCATTGGAAGAAACCTGCTTCTTATCCCGGCACTTTGCGTTCTTCTGTGCACCTGCAGGCGCGGAGATCCTTCCTGGGAAACCGGTTTGGTTTTTCCTATCGCGCATGCCTCCATGTCTATTGATAATCTTGTTCCCGATTCGCTGACCAGCATCAATTCCGACGGATCGGTGAAACTTGTTTACTCTACAGATTTTCTCGGGTTGAACATGGACACTCTTTTTGATTTTCCGGATACTACCATCACGAACAGTTATAATATTCCATTCGGCAATCCGACTTTTTTGCCCGGCCAGGCCGTCACACCGAATACACCGAATCAAACCACATTCGCAGTGAACAGCGCACAATTGGTTTTCGGAATCCTTGAAAGTGGAATTCTCACTATGAAAATGAAAAATGATATCCGCAGAAGAATTATTGTCAATTACCAGATTCCGAATGCAACACTGAATGGAAATCCTTTTGATACCAGTTTTACAGTGCAGGCAGCGCCCGATTCCATTCACGCAAATTATCTCACTGTTGCGCTCGATCTTTCCGGTTACTCCATCGATTTCACCGGAACGAATCATGATCGCGTAAATACACTCACCACACTTTTCACCGCTACAATCGATCCAACTGAAACGCTTCCTGTCATTGTTTATCCTGCCGATACCGTTGCGGTCATTGCAACTTACGCGGGCGTGCGTCCTTCTTACATCCGCGGTTATTTCGGAAATCAGAATATTCACATCGGGCCGGAAGAAAGTTATTTTTCTGTTTTTCATAAAGTGCGTTCGGGTTCAATTGGTCTTGATTCATTGAAGATGTCTTTGTCGATCGACAATTATGTGGGAATGGATGCGCGCATCACCATGAACAGTATCTGGTCGAGAAATTCACGGACCAATAATTCTGTTTATCTCAATCATCCCATCATCGGAACAACGATCAATGTGAATCGAGCCACTTACACGTATTCCGATCCTCCTTCGGCGCCGAGTTCTTACAATTATGTTTTTGATAATTCCAATTCGAATGCAAAAGCATTGCTTGAAAATCTTCCGGATGAACTGGGTTATGATGTAACGCTCATCACTGATCCGCTGGGAAATGTTTCGGGCAATAATGATTTTCTTTATACACAGTATGGCATCAAAGCAAAATTAGATGTGGAAATGCCGCTGAATTTTTTCGCCGATCAGCTCGTTATCGCAGATACATCTGCAGTGAATTTTTCTTCTGTTAAAAACAAGGAGAAAATTGAAAAGGGAACACTCACACTTTATGCGCAAAATGAATTTCCGTTCGAAGCCGGGATGCAGATCTATTTACTGGATGCTTTCGGCAATGTGAATGATTCCATTGTTCTTGCGCCGGGAAGGATCAATGAAGCGATCACCGGTGTGCAGAATAATTATACGGTTGCCATCGGTTACAGTTCGAGTGAAATAAAAATTCCAATCAGCGCCGATCAGACTCAGCACTTGCTCAACAGCACAAAAGTTATTTTCAAAACCACGTTCGACACGCATACGAATCCGACGTATGTGAAAATTTTCAGCAGCAATCATCTCGACCTGCAACTCTCTGCAGATTTCGATTACCTCATCGGAAAATAATGATGAAAAATTTTTTCTTCGCATTCGTCTTTTTTTCTGCAACGGAACTCTCCGCACAGGATCCGCAGGTTTTCGCTTATCATCCTTCGTGGCCATTGCCCGATTCCTCGTTGCGCGAATGCATTTCCGTTTCGAGCGAATACGCTGCAGCTTCCGATGCATTGACGAATTCTTTCATTGACAAATTCTACCAGGGAGGATTCATTGATTCGTCCATGAAAGCAGAACAGGGACAACGCCTTCTTCCTTCCAACCGCTTCGGCGCTTATTCCGGATTTTCTGTTTCGTGTTCGTGGCGGCCACACCCCGACAGTCTCAAATGGGAATATCTTGTTGCCGTGCGCGACCGCCAATCGCTTTTCGGAAAATTTTCTGATGATGCATTTCATCTTGCGCTCGAAGGGAATCGCTCGTTCCTCGGAAGCACGGCCGATGTGGGCAATACAAAATTCACACTCATTCACTGGCAACAGATCCAGTTCGAAGCAAAATATTATTCTCCCGATAAAAGATCGCAAATGGTTTTGGGAATTTCATTTCTCAACGGGCAGCAATTCCAGGAAGCAAATATCCGCAGCGGAAAATTATTCACATCGAGCGACGGAACTTTCATCGACGCGAGCGCAGATGCGTCCTGGTACGCGAGCGACACCGCACATAAAGTTTTCGGCAGCAGGAACGGTTCGGGAAACTGTTTCAATTTCCGTTTCATCACTGCACTTGGAGATCCGAATAAAAAAATGAATTCGCAACTAATGTTCTCGGTGCAGGATCTCGGTTACATTCGCTGGAACACACATTCGCAGATCTACTCTACCGATACTTCCATTCATTACACAGGTGTAGATGCATCGCAGGCCATTCTCAATCCGAAAAATGTTTCCGGTGTTCCCGGAATAGATTCATTGATCGGCAAAGTGAAAAACGGACAGGTCATTTCTTTTTTACCGATCGGTTTGCGCGGGAGATATACGTTGTTCCTTCCTTCCCGCACGTGGATGGGAATTGATGTGCGTATCTGGAGTTACACGGGAGCATCAGCACAATTCACTTTATTCGGAGGATGGCATTGTCCCGATTCAAAATTCAACATCAGCGGCGGAGCATCGTGGGGAGGATTTGCGCGATTGCAGTTTCCATTGCAGGTGGGCTACACACCTTGTAAAAGATTTTCTGTCACCGTCGGTACCATCAATGCGGCGGGTTACATTCTTCCGGCAAAAACATACGGGCAGGGCGCGTATATGAATCTCTCATTCGGAATATGAACATGAAAACAAAATTTTTGCTGATTCAAAATAAAAAAAATGAAAACGAAAAAAAATAAAAAAATATTTTCCCGCTTTTTTTTCCTTATTGCTGCTCTGTCTTTTTTGTTGCCGCGTTTTTCATGGGCTCAAAATTCCCTGCGTTGGGAACAAGCAATCGGTGGACCGGGAATAGAATATGGTTACAAGGTAAAATCGTGTTTGGATCAGGGATATATTGTTGCGGGAAGCACTTCGAGCGGTGGAATTTCCGACGGCTATTTAGTTCGTACGGATAGTTTGGGTTTGGTCATGTGGTCAAAATATTTTGTTGGAAATAATGTGGATGTTTTTCGAAGTGTAAAAATTCTTCCCGATTCCGGATTTATCGTAGCGGGATTTTCAAATTCTATTGGTACTCACGGCGGCTACGACGGATTTGTAGAACGCTTCGATAAAAATGGCGATTCGCTTTGGGCGAAATTTATTGGAACCGGCGATTGGGATTTTTTCTACGACGTAGCGCCAACGTATGATGGCGGATTTGTTTTGGCAGGAGGAACTTATGGTTTGGGACAAGGCGATGAAGATATTTATTTGGTAAAAATAGATTCCATTGGAAATACAATTTGGGTTGGCGCTTATGGTGGAACAAAACAAGATGAAGGAAGGGCGATTATCCAAACCGGCGATTCGATGCTGGCAGTTGTCGGATTTACTTTTTCTCTCGGAGATTCACTTGGTGACAGTTGGATTTCGCGATTGACGCCAAATGGTGGGACTGTTTGGAGTAGGACCGCTGGGTATGCAGGAATTGAAGATAAAGCTTGGGATTTAACAGACAATTATTTGACCGGAAGAATTTTCTATTGTGGAGAAAATGAATCAGTACCTGGAAATGGAAAGGATGCATATTTTGGTGCGTTTTATTACAATGGAAATAATCAGTTTATTTATTCTACTGGAGGTAATTTAGATGAAGCATTTTATGGAATCGCTTCCCGTCCTGATGGTTCTATTGCAGCAGTAGGAGTTGATTATACTGTTGGAGCAGGAAATGGAGATATGTATTTTTTCGAAGACTATCATCCAATTTGGAACAGTACAAATTTCGGTTCAGCACAAATTGATGTTGGTTATGGTGTTGACATGGCTCTCGATGGCGGTTATATTTCTGTTGGGTATACCGAAGGATTTAATTCTATTCTTGCAAATGTTTACTTGGTAAAAATTGACACCAGTGACCAATCAACAGGACTGTTAAGTATCAGGGAACAACCTACTCCACTTTCTTTTGGTTCTACTGTTGTTTTTCCTAATCCTGTACAAGATGAAGCAGTAGTTAATTTTGATTCATTTCAATCTATAAATGACGAAATAAAAATGGAAGTATTTGATATTGCAGGAAGATCCGTTATGAATATACCTTCATCTCAATGGGAAATTACAAGTTCCAAAAATGCGAAATGTATCCTTGCTACAAATAAACTTAATGATGGAATTTACCAGTATATAATTTCAGATCGTTCCGCTGGAAAATGTTCAGGGAAATTTATTGTCGCACATTAGGGTAAATACTCCGTTCTTGGTAATGCAACCCTTGAAATCAATCTTATTCGGTATAAACTCTAATAAACTAAAACATTTTATTTCAAGTTTCATCTTTCTAATTAATGGTTTTAGAAAATCGCAACCAATTTAACTTCCCTTCTTTCCAAAAGATAGTTGGGAATTTGTTTTTTATAATTCTTCTTGTTTACTCAATTGTGTATGCGGTCGAACGTGTGACATATATTGATTCGGCATGGTTATTTTTTGAACGTGTGAATGGAGAAAAATTTTCTTTTCCCGGTCATCGATACAGCGCATTTTTTTCGGAGATACCACTTTTTATCGCTGTGAAATTTCACTTTCCCTTGAAGGCATTGATTTATATTTTTTCAACGAGTTACATAGTTCTATATTATTTTGTTTGGCGAATTTGCACTTTCACTTTGAAAAACCCCGTCGCTGGACTTACAATTATTTTAGGAACAATTATTGGAGTAAGGGAAACATTTCTTCATACTGTTTCTGAAACACATCAGTGTTTCGTTTATAGTGCTTTGCTCTTTGCTGTAATGAATGCCGATTTTAATGGAACAATTATTCTAAAAAATATTTCATGTGGCATTATTGCGTTACTTATTTTGTTTGCTCACCCATTTGGAGTTTTTACATCAAGTTTTGTTTTGCTGTATTATTTCATTGAAAGAAAAAAAATAAAAGACAATTTGTTTTGGCTAATTGGTTTAATTATTGTTGGATTTACAGTACTTAGTTTTCTTCATCCTGCCAATCCTTATGATGCTGCACAATTCCAACGACTGGCATCTTCGACAGGAACTGATTCTTTTTTTGACAGTGCTGCATTAAAATTTTTTGTAATTCACATTAAACATTTTTATTGGTTACCTCTATTAACTATTTTGATCGTTATCATTTGGTTGACAGTAAAGAAAGAATTATTAAAACTCGCAACAATAATAATTTCAGTCGTCGGCTATTTTATTATCGGATGCGTCACTTTCAAAAACGGCGATTCCTCCATCATGCTTGAACGAATTTTCCTTCCGGCATTTTTCATGATCAATTTGGGTTTGGCAGATTTAATTGTGCATGAAATGAAAATCAACAAATGGATTTTAATGTTCGCCGTTGTTTTTTTTATTTTCAACGGAATCCATTACATCAATGTTGGGTGTCTCATGTACAAAAAACGCGTGGCTTATCTCGACAAAATTGTTTCCACAGGAATTAAAAATGGTAAAGACACGTATTATCTTTCGCCGGAACAAATGGAAAAAGATAAAGACCTCATTCTTGTTCCCTGGGCGCTGGGCACGGAGACTCTTTTGTATTCAAATTTCAAATACGGAAAAAATATTTCTGTTTCTGCCGGCAGTGATCCTTGTGGCCCGGGTTGCGTGCGAATGACTTCTTTCTTCTGCATTCCGGCATCTGAACTGAATAAAAAATATTTCTCGCTTTCCGGAAATGCCTCGGCTGCATTACCATTCGATAACCATTAACTTGATAAAACAAATTCCCATGAAAACAGGTTCCATAAAACAAAAAGTAAAATTCAGTGTTTCCCCGAAAGAAGTTTATGAAGCGCTCATGAATTCGAAAAAACATTCGGCATTCACCGGGACTAAATGCACGATCGGTAAAAAAGAAGGAAGTGTATATTCTGCATACGACGGATACATTGTTGGCAAGAATTTAAAACTGGTACCCGGAAAAAAAATTGTTCAAACGTGGAGAGCGGTCGATGGCAAGTGGCCCGACGATCATTATTCTGAAATTACTTTTGATCTTAAATCTTCTGGGAAAGGAACTGAACTTACTTTTTCGCAGAAGAAAATTCCCATCGGCCAGGTTGCGGAATTCACGCAGGGATGGAAGGAACATTACTGGGAAAGAATGCATGATTATTTTTCAAGGTGAAAATCAACGAGTCCATCCATGGGAGATGCAACTATTCTTCCCGGCGCAATAGAAAATTTTTCAAGAAGTGGCAGAAGTAATTCACGGTTGTGCCAGGCAACAGAACCTGTAAAAGACAATTTCATTTTACTGCCACGCGAAAATTTTTTGAAATTTTCCAGGAAGTTTATGAAACTTTCTTCAATAATATTCCGGCATTCTTCATAGTGAGAATTAGTTGTTGCAATTTTTGAGAAGGAAGCAATGAAACGTGCAGGATAAGGATGATGATAAACCTGGTCGAGGATCTCTGCTTCACTTTTCCCACATTCCTCTTCAATTTTTTTCTGAAGTACCGGCGACAACTCGTGGCGAAGATATTTTCCGAGAATCTTTTTTCCAATGTGCACTCCTCCTCCTTCATCGCCAAGAATGAATCCGGGCGACGGCATACTCCTGCAGATATTTTCTCCATCATACTCGCCGGCATTTGATCCGGTTCCGAGAATTGCTGCAAATCCTTTTTCTTTTCCGCACAATGCGCGCGCGGCCCCGAGCAAATCAGTGCTCACCTGTACGCGGGCGTGCGGGAATGCGCGCTCAAGAATGATCAGCCATGAATTTCTTTTCAGTTCATTGCCGCATCCGGCTCCATAAAAAAACAGTTTCAATTCATTATTCCCGCTGCAAAACGGAAAAATTTTTTCTTCGATCAATTTCCGGAAATCTTCACCGGAAATATGCCACGGATTCAGCCCGGTTGTGAATATTTTGTGCTGTTCACGCGCGTCATCAATGAATCTCCATTCTGTTTTGGAAGAACCGCTGTCAGCTAAAAGCAACTTCATGGGTTGAAGTTATAAATTAAGAGCTGGAATAAAATGAAAAAGGACATTCCGCAGAATGTCCCTGATGAAAAGATATTTGTTCAATTCGTATTGAAAAGAAAATGATTCGGCGTTACGATATTATTTTTAATAGCGAAGAGCACCAGCCCTGCCGTATTGTTTACACCCAGCTTCGACATGATGTTTTTCCGGTGAGTAGTAATGGTATGTGTACTGAGGAATAATTTATCGGCGATCTCTTTATTGGTGAGTCCTTCCGCAATGAAAGAGATGATCTCCGCTTCACGGTCAGATATCCGCAAACCGTCGCAGGAAATTGTTTCTGCAGAAATTTCTTCCCCGTTATTTTTCACAACACTACTCAGAATTTTTCCGCAAAAGAATTTTTCGCCCTTGGCAGTGGCGTGTACGGCATCAAGTATTTCATCTTTTTCACAATCGCGGAGAAGATAGCTTGTGATGCCGGTCGACATCGCATCTGCAAGCATCCACCGGCTTGGTTTTTCCGAGATAGTAAGAAAACGTGTGGAAGGTGATTCGGAAATAATTCTTCTCAAAGTTGAAATTCCGAAAGCCGGATCGAGATGATCGATGATAATGACGTCTGGTTTCCCTGCCAGGGCAATTCTTGACAATTCATCTCCATTTGAAGCTTCCCCTGATAATAGAAGACTTTTATCACTAATAATCAATGATTTAAGACCTTCTTTTACAAGGTAATTACTTTGCGCGATAAGTATCGTTGTGATCATTTTCTTATTTAGACTAATTAAAAATAAGTAAACAAAGATATTTATTCAAGCCGGATTAACCACAAGTATATTTCTTATTTATTCACAAGGAAAACCTCCGGAATTGTGAATTTCGTCCCCTCTTCGGCTAGCTGGGTTTGCGGAAATTCTGTTCTTGCTTCTTCGAGCAATGGAAGAAGATCGGTATAACGAACAGAAAAATGACCGATCACTAATTTTTTCACGCCTGCTTTTTTTGCTGCGAGGCCTGCTTCAAGTGCCGTAGTGTGAAAAGTTTTTTCAGCACGCTCCAGCATCTCGTGCAGAAAAGTAGATTCATGATAAAGGAGATCGACATCTTTCACGGCTTCAATTACTTTCTCATTATATCGCGTATCAGAAACAAACGCATACGATCGTGAAGCGTATCTGCCTTTTGTAAGTTCCTCATTCCGGAATTTTCTCATTCCATCGGGCATAATGTCTTTCCCATTTTTCAGATCAGAAAAAAATTCGCGGGATATTCCGTATTCCGCAAGTTTTTCTTTATCCAGAGAAAACATTTTTTCTTTTTCCCGGAAAATAAATCCGCAGCAGGGAATTCGGTGATTGAGAAGAACGGTCTCGACACTCAAAACATGATCTTCGAATATTATTCCTGCCTTGTGAATATCATGTTCATGCCAGTTAATCTTGTAATTAAGTACGGTGCCCGATAATTCAAATTGAAGGTCAATAATTGTTTTCAATCCCGGCGGATGATAAATGGTCAACTCTTTTTTTCTTCCGAGCAAATGCAAAGAAGAAAGAAGTCCCATTAATCCGAGATAATGATCGCCGTGAAGATGACTGATGAAAATATGATCGATGCGCTGAAAACGGATCTTGTACTTTCGCAACTGGATTTGCGTTGCTTCTCCGCAGTCAATTAAAAAAAAACGCTCAGCCACATTCAGTAGCTGAGCCGTAGGATGACGTTTGGATGTTGGTGTTGCAGAACTACTTCCGAGTATGGTCAATTCAAAAGCAGCAGCCATTCATCAGTGAGATACTGTGATCCTTTTTGTAACAACAGAATTTCCCATTCTGAAAGAACACAAATAAACGCCGGAAGAAAGTTCTGAAGTATTCAAATCGTATTGCGCGGTTCCTTTTGCAACACTGATAATATCCTGCTTTATCACATTACCCAATACATCGTA carries:
- a CDS encoding response regulator transcription factor, which produces MITTILIAQSNYLVKEGLKSLIISDKSLLLSGEASNGDELSRIALAGKPDVIIIDHLDPAFGISTLRRIISESPSTRFLTISEKPSRWMLADAMSTGITSYLLRDCEKDEILDAVHATAKGEKFFCGKILSSVVKNNGEEISAETISCDGLRISDREAEIISFIAEGLTNKEIADKLFLSTHTITTHRKNIMSKLGVNNTAGLVLFAIKNNIVTPNHFLFNTN
- a CDS encoding ribonuclease Z, with the protein product MAAAFELTILGSSSATPTSKRHPTAQLLNVAERFFLIDCGEATQIQLRKYKIRFQRIDHIFISHLHGDHYLGLMGLLSSLHLLGRKKELTIYHPPGLKTIIDLQFELSGTVLNYKINWHEHDIHKAGIIFEDHVLSVETVLLNHRIPCCGFIFREKEKMFSLDKEKLAEYGISREFFSDLKNGKDIMPDGMRKFRNEELTKGRYASRSYAFVSDTRYNEKVIEAVKDVDLLYHESTFLHEMLERAEKTFHTTALEAGLAAKKAGVKKLVIGHFSVRYTDLLPLLEEARTEFPQTQLAEEGTKFTIPEVFLVNK
- a CDS encoding N-acetylglucosamine kinase codes for the protein MKLLLADSGSSKTEWRFIDDAREQHKIFTTGLNPWHISGEDFRKLIEEKIFPFCSGNNELKLFFYGAGCGNELKRNSWLIILERAFPHARVQVSTDLLGAARALCGKEKGFAAILGTGSNAGEYDGENICRSMPSPGFILGDEGGGVHIGKKILGKYLRHELSPVLQKKIEEECGKSEAEILDQVYHHPYPARFIASFSKIATTNSHYEECRNIIEESFINFLENFKKFSRGSKMKLSFTGSVAWHNRELLLPLLEKFSIAPGRIVASPMDGLVDFHLEK
- a CDS encoding SRPBCC domain-containing protein, with the translated sequence MKTGSIKQKVKFSVSPKEVYEALMNSKKHSAFTGTKCTIGKKEGSVYSAYDGYIVGKNLKLVPGKKIVQTWRAVDGKWPDDHYSEITFDLKSSGKGTELTFSQKKIPIGQVAEFTQGWKEHYWERMHDYFSR